The following coding sequences are from one Ochotona princeps isolate mOchPri1 chromosome 8, mOchPri1.hap1, whole genome shotgun sequence window:
- the LOC131480960 gene encoding ghrelin O-acyltransferase-like: MSLYQGAAFPFALLFSHLCSKDSFSANARYLFLLTGGGALAAAAMGPYTALVFIQAVCDVVLVCSLGPQAVHRWTFLFQMSWQTLCHLGLQYTKHYLQEPPSIRFCIALSLLMLLTQKVTSLSLDIGEGKVEVALGGDRNRCTVCERLCVVLPYLSYLLFFPALLGGPLCSFQRFQARVHSSSSVRLRHLFQTLFWRGLQVLGLECLKAAVRGLLRARTGLAQCRHLQCVSIMWATAVFFQLTYYFQWLLDESLLHTAGFGAGLSQSTGEDGFVHDADIWTLETTHKLALFTRKWNQSTALWLRRLVFQHSRLWPLFQTFAFSAWWHGLHPGQVFSFLCWAVMVEVDYLIHAFASSSIRAKPLRLLYRVVTWAHMQLIMAYVMLATEGRSPSFLWLLCNSYNSIFPAVYCTLLFLLAKRKHKLH; encoded by the exons ATGTCACTCTATCAAGGAGCCGCTTTCCCTTTCGCACTGTTGTTTAGTCACCTCTGTAGCAAGGACTCATTTTCTGCCAATGCCAG GTACCTCTTTCTGCTGACGGGAGGGGGCGCCCTAGCCGCGGCTGCCATGGGGCCCTACACGGCGCTGGTCTTCATCCAGGCTGTCTGTGATGTGGTTCTGGTCTGCTCGCTCGGCCCACAGGCCGTCCACAGGTGGACTTTCCTCTTCCAGATGAGCTGGCAGACCCTGTGCCACCTGGGGCTGCAGTACACCAAGCATTACCTGCAGGAGCCGCCCTCCA tcaggTTCTGCATCGCTCTTTCTTTGCTCATGCTCTTGACGCAGAAGGTCACGTCGCTCTCACTGGACATTGGTGAAGGGAAAGTGGAGGTGGCATTGGGAGGCGACAGGAACAGGTGCACTGTGTGTGAGCGTCTGTGTGTGGTGCTCCCCTATCTCAGCTACTTGCTGTTCTTCCCTGCTCTCCTCGGAGGTCCTCTGTGTTCCTTCCAGCGATTCCAGGCTCGTGTTCACAGCTCCAGCTCTGTGCGTCTCAGGCACTTGTTCCAGACTCTGTTCTGGAGAGGCCTACAGGTCCTGGGACTAGAGTGCCTCAAGGCGGCCGTGAGGGGGCTGCTGCGTGCAAGGACTGGACTCGCCCAGTGCCGGCATCTCCAGTGCGTCTCTATCATGTGGGCCACAGCTGTGTTCTTCCAACTCACCTACTACTTCCAGTGGCTCCTGGATGAGTCCCTCCTCCACACAGCAGGCTTTGGGGCTGGCTTGAGCCAGAGCACCGGTGAGGATGGCTTTGTCCACGACGCAGACATCTGGACGCTGGAAACGACGCACAAGTTAGCCTTGTTCACCAGGAAATGGAACCAAAGCACGGCTCTGTGGCTCAGGCGGCTGGTCTTCCAGCACAGCAGGCTGTGGCCGTTGTTCCAGACCTTTGCCTTCTCTGCCTGGTGGCATGGACTCCATCCAGGGCAGGTGTTCAGTTTCCTTTGCTGGGCTGTGATGGTAGAAGTTGACTACCTGATTCATGCCTTTGCCAGTTCATCCATCAGGGCCAAGCCCCTGCGGTTGCTCTATCGAGTTGTCACCTGGGCCCACATGCAACTCATCATGGCTTACGTAATGCTGGCCACAGAAGGGAGGAGCCCCTCCTTTCTCTGGCTGCTGTGCAATTCCTACAACAGCATCTTCCCTGCTGTGTACTGCACGTTGCTTTTTCTGCTAGCAAAGAGAAAGCACAAATTGCACTAA